In Palaemon carinicauda isolate YSFRI2023 chromosome 18, ASM3689809v2, whole genome shotgun sequence, a genomic segment contains:
- the LOC137657817 gene encoding uncharacterized protein: MAKPIRCPPSIKCFKCGQIGHKVSSCLEHAKGSKKSGHAAAGEVVCWTKKGRKGNFKDPVADLNNEVFKNDHSEWASVASDMPVKEGSLYGNPVIVLRDTGCTTVVAKKDLVPVECFTGNIPGATRLEEPTSGAVLTRAGAKTSKSAFQKLKTSDSKISWDMDSKEIQKEQEEDPSLRSLRDDARTGKAITRDGKGKAVLERGLLFRIYSDRGIEHKQLVLPFKLREGVMSMAHEGILGGHLGAEKTLGRIRQEFYWPGIGAAVKRFCQSCDICQKTYPKGKVGKVPLGEVPLIDTPFKRVAVDLIGPILPRSSSGNKYILTMVDYATRYPEALALPSIETERVADALLSFFSRVGIPEEMVTDRGSQFTSQMMDEVRGLLSIKHLPTTPYHAMANGLVEKFNGTLKSMIKKMCAEQPTTWDRYLPAVLFAYRESPQASMGFSPFELLYGRTVRGPLAILRDLWDKERNEEEVRTTYDYVFNLREKLEETCKLAQEELRKSQGKYKFFYDKKAKNRTFKIGSEVLLLLPKANNKLLLQWKGPFPVVGVRGKMDYEIQINGKRKLYHANLLKAYIPRNKTSVEVRESGGTIAVVEEDPQEDFSPLLVPDIGPSPTWEQANLNKELQENQKQNLEALLSRYREVMSDIPGRTRVIKHQIRLVREEIVKVKPYKIPYALRRDVNSEIESMKVLDIIEPSSSPYSAPMVVVSKPDNSKRICLDFRRLNALTIFDSEPMCDPEQIFASLTGSIYFSKMDLSRGYWQIPLDEDSKQYTAFQTDLGLYQFKVLPFGLVNAPATFNKMMRSLFAGLEGVSFFLDDLIIHSKTWEEHLYLLEEVLSRLKKSGLTAKPTKCFFGMYSIEYLGHFVGGNKMWPIKDKVEKIVGAKHPRTKKELRSFLGLCGYYRKFIPNYSTIASCLTDLTKKNQPNNLLWNEMHDRAFVSLKNKIAAKPILLLPDLQAEFVLRTDASNAGLGAILLQEVDGVKRPIAYESRKLLPRETKYAAVEKECLAIVWGIQKFAVYLYGRSFVLETDHKPLAYLQTARELNPRLMRWSLSLQPYHFNIRVIKGSENVGADYLSRCETDI, translated from the exons atggctaaacccattagatgtccaccctctattaagtgttttaaatgtggacaaataggtcataaggtttctagttgtctagaacatgcaaaaggatccaagaaaagtggtcatgctgcagcaggagaagttgtttgttggaccaaaaagggccgtaaaggtaattttaaggatcctgttgcggatttaaataatgaagtgtttaaaaatgatcattctgagtgggcaagtgttgcttctgatatgcctgtcaaggagggtagtttatacggaaacccagtgatagttttgagggacactggttgtacaactgtcgtagctaaaaaagacttggtgcctgttgaatgttttactg gtaacatccctggagcaacaaggttggaggaacccacTTCCGGTGCCGTATTAACGAGAGCTGGGGCAAAGACATCTAAATCtgcattccaaaagctgaaaacgtcagactctaagatttcttgggacatggattcaaaggaaattcagaaagagcaagaagaggatccaagcttaagatctctgcgagatgatgcaagaactggtaaagctattactagagatggaaaaggtaaggcagttttggagagaggattattgttcagaatatattcagacagaggtattgaacacaagcaactagtattaccatttaagcttcgagagggtgtgatgagcatggcacatgaaggaatacttggaggtcatttgggtgctgagaagaccttaggtagaataaggcaagagttttactggccaggtattggggcagcagtaaagagattctgtcagtcgtgtgacatttgtcagaaaacttatcctaaaggaaaagttggaaaggtacctttgggagaggtaccgctcattgacactccttttaaacgtgttgctgttgacttgataggacctattttgccaagaagtagttctggtaacaaatatatcctgaccatggttgattatgcaaccagataccctgaagcattagccttaccatctatcgaaactgagcgtgtagctgatgccttgttaagtttcttttccagagttgggattcctgaagaaatggtgactgatagaggcagtcaatttacatcgcagatgatggacgaagttagaggtcttttgtcaatcaagcatcttcctacaaccccttatcatgcgatggcgaatgggctagttgaaaagttcaacggaacattgaaatctatgattaaaaagatgtgtgctgaacaacctactacttgggatagatacctgccggcagttctctttgcataccgagaatctccacaagcaagcatggggttttccccttttgaattattatacgggcgaacggtgcgtggccctttagctattctgagagatttgtgggataaggagagaaatgaggaagaggtaagaactacttacgattatgtattcaaccttcgagaaaaattagaagaaacttgtaagttggcccaagaggaattgaggaagtcgcaaggtaaatataaattcttttatgataaaaaggctaaaaatagaacatttaaaattggcagtgaagttctcttactattacccaaggctaataataaattgttacttcagtggaagggtccttttcctgttgttggtgtgagggggaagatggattatgaaattcaaataaatgggaaaaggaaactttatcatgctaacttgcttaaagcttacattcctaggaataaaacttctgtagaagttcgagaaagtggaggtacaattgcagtggtcgaggaggatccacaggaagatttctcacccctactagtgcctgatattggaccttcacctacttgggaacaagccaatctgaataaggaattgcaggaaaatcaaaagcagaatctggaagctctccttagccgctacagagaggtaatgtcggacattcccgggcgcactcgcgtgatcaaacaccaaatcaggttggtaagagaagaaattgttaaagtaaaaccctacaaaattccctatgctttacgcagagatgtgaattcagaaatagaatctatgaaagttttggatattattgagccttcaagttctccatattcagcccctatggtagtagtttcgaaacctgataactcaaagcgaatttgtctagattttagaaggttgaacgccttaactatttttgatagtgagcctatgtgtgaccctgagcagatatttgccagcttaactggaagtatatatttctctaagatggatttatcccgcggatattggcaaattcctttggatgaggatagtaaacagtatactgcatttcaaacagatttaggactgtaccagtttaaagtgcttccatttggacttgtgaatgccccagccactttcaataagatgatgagaagtttatttgcaggtttagagggtgtgagtttttttctagatgatttgataattcattcaaaaacttgggaagagcatttgtatcttttggaagaagttttgagtagactaaaaaaatctggactaactgctaaacctactaaatgtttctttggcatgtattcaattgaatatttgggacactTTGTAGGCGGTAATAAAATGTGGCCTATTAAAGACAAAGTGGAGAAAATCgttggtgcaaaacatccgaggaccaagaaggaattgcgttcatttttgggattatgcggttattatcgcaaattcattccaaattactctaccatcgcgtcctgtcttacagatcttaccaagaaaaatcagcctaataaccttttgtggaatgaaatgcatgaccgggcatttgtttctcttaagaacaaaattgctgccaagcctattcttttacttccagatttgcaggctgaattcgtattacgtacagatgcttcgaacgctggattgggtgccatacttctgcaagaagtggatggagtgaagcgtccgattgcctatgaaagtagaaaattgctaccgagggaaactaagtatgctgccgtggagaaggagtgcctagccatagtctgggggatacagaagttcgcagtctatttgtatggaagatccttcgttttggagactgatcacaagcccttggcttatcttcaaactgctcgagaattaaatccaagattaatgcgatggtcattgagtctacaaccatatcacttcaatataagagttataaaaggctcagagaatgttggagctgattatttgagcagatgtgaaactgatatttaa